From the genome of Pseudoliparis swirei isolate HS2019 ecotype Mariana Trench chromosome 1, NWPU_hadal_v1, whole genome shotgun sequence:
CGGCTGGCGGCTTCGGGCGTCCCTCTGCACGACTTCCCCTTCAAGAGCTCCAAGTGGATCCTGGGGGGGCGGACCCGGGTCCAGGACTCAGCGGACCCACATGACGGGCATCAATAAGTCTGTTCCCCTGGGCCTCGTGTTGACCAACAACAATAAACTACGTTCCGTCTAAACGTCTCGATGTCGTCTTCTCACTTTGGGACATTTATTGATCGATGACAACAGACGTTAtgaaatattgaaatattgTGTCTTGTTGTTTTCTGCCACGCGATACTGAGGACAAAGTATTCGATCTGTCGGTCGTGTTATGATGTCACTCACTTTAAATCATCGTCTCTCATGATTTTGACCAGAAATGTTATCTTTGTTTCTGAAATCCAGTTTGAGATTTTGGTAAATGAGCCTATTTTATGATTTAAAATGCCGTGGAACTAGAACTACGTCTGTTCTGGTTATTTTCATggtataaatattattatatagtcaACACAAAGCACCCACTGACAATTTAACAATGTTTCGGCTCCAGTATAATAATATACCTATAACAAATGCATGTTGTGATATTAATGCTGTGCTTCATATGTTGATacatttctcctctttttgttaCGACCATCGTGAAATGAAACTAAACATCAACCGGGATTATTCATCATATCATCCCCCATGAGCCCAAATCAAGCTGATCAGCTGATTGTGTCTTGCGGCCctgcggccactagagggcgctctcTACTCCAGTGGCCCAAACTGACTGATTCCAGATCAGCCTTTAACAACCACACGTTATGAGATGTGTACCATGAATAAGACACGTGACCTCTGATAGGAAGAGTCCACCTGCCTCATGTACTGACAGAGGAGCAGTAGGACTCAAGGAGTGAACAAGGAGAGAAGTGAAGGAATAAGGAGGTAAAGGAACAAGGAGTGAAGTGTACATCATGTTCACGTACAGGAGGTATTTGTTTATTCTCACTTCACACCAGGACAGAAggcgttgtttttgttgttatttattgccATTGTGCATGAACAcactgcagggaggaggagagtcgcgtggccgatgacctctgacctcagtgaTGCCCTCGCGCTCCAGAACCCGAGGAATGCAAGACGAGACTCTGGGTGAGGAGCAGAACGCCTCCAGAAAACCACGTGACACCGAGCCTCTTTAAAACActcatatatacaaatatgaacggggggggggggggggcacgcagACACCGTAACCAACGTGGAAGTCGTCGTCCGGCTGCTCGGTGGTGACGGGCGCTGGGTCCTCTTATCAGAAACCAAAAaggcatatatatgtatatatataaataaataaatgtatgtatatatatatatatatataaataaaaggtatgtatatatatatacgtattatatatataaatgtatgtatatatatatattttgatatatatatataaataaatgtatatatatatattaaggctGTCAGCGTTtatgcgttaatctatgcgattaatttggccgcgattaacgcactaaaatattttaacgcaattaacgcaactttgtttacttccggtgtcgttgaagttgtcaagccgcggcagtccgcctccttcctcccgtctgctcctccatattcacagagaagcagagggcgacgtgtcgtgacgcggggcggaaggtaaaggggacttttttttttgttgctccgcccgatgcgcgcgcagacacgccggcatggagctctgcggcgagacgAGACGGAGAatagaagagtgaccgacacgtcgagacagaatgacatgctgctgtagagacgaccagcaacagacgtttagtttaataaaagaacaaacacgtctAAGGAAAGAAACCGTACATtatttctgctgtaatctggcgcgatagagaaaatgagtttgaaaacacagctctgtgtgaagttttgtctttaaaaaagaatacaatgaaacaagtgtctgaaatacacgctgtctgaagtgattactcgttcatttagaagatttagtctttagaagaaaaaaaaacttttaatcgcgattaatgaacttcaaaatgtgcgattaattagcgaagttttttaaatcgatttacAGCcctaatatgaatatataaataaataaatttatgtatatatatacgtatatatatatgtatgtatatatatattgagatatatatatatatgtatatatatatataaatatatgtatctatatatatatatattttttttcttcgtcttgGATGCAGAAGATCTCACGGAATGTTTTTAAtagtctataaacaacgtggaCTATGAAACAGTTTGGGATGCAGATTGGAGCGAAGAGTTGTGCACGCGTTCTGCGTTAGGCTTTATTATCTACCGCTGTCTCCCCTCTCACACGGGATTCTTTAGAGCTACACCTGGTGACCttttggccaccagggggcggcagAGCTGGAAACAGTGACGCACAGAGAGTTAGTGAGTTGGGGAAGGGGTGGGGGGTTCGGGTTTAACTGTGATTGGCCAACGTCTCCCTTCACAGGCTAGTGTTCTAAAGCCTGGAGTCAGAGCCAGGAAGGGGGGGCGGTGTCCCCCAGTTTCAGGTGAGGCCGAGCTATCCGTGGTGTCGTTGGTTCCACCTCTCGGTGGGATGACGGTACGTCCGGCTCACGGTTCTCTCACACATTGATTCCAGCATCGCTGCATTAAGTCTAATCCACTCAATTCAATCCTGAGGTTCAACTCATCGATGACATCATGTCTACTTCAGGAGAAACGCTCACACAACTACCTCCTCCAGTCTGCAGACCTGCTTCAGTTtgattgtcacacacacacacacacacacacacaagagggtGACTGTCTAATATTAACATGTTCATCCATTCCAGATTACCTGAGGAGACTCTTGATACCTGAAGCGAGGCGCTGCTACCAATTTGAGGcctttcatcttttcttttcgcCCAAATTATTTTCTCATTGCATTTACTTCCTTGTTTTCTCAGAGGGGTGTGACCTGACAGTGTGACCTGACGGTGTGACCTGACGGTGTGACCCTCCTCCTGAAGGGGAGCGTCTGTGTTGTTGAACACGAACACAGCGCCTGGGATTTCTGTTTTTCTTGAAACAAgcgtttgtctttcttttcataGAGATACATGTGTATATAGAATATGTTTAGAGCGCTCATTCATCCTGTGAATGGTGAAAACGGAACACAACACATAATTTAAGTTTTCAGaatgcatgccccccccccctcagccatGGGCCTCCGTGTCTTCCCTCCATCACCTTCAACCAGCAGCTCCTTTCCCTGCCGCTCAGCACTGAGGTCTTCGTGGTGGTTTCGTCATGCAGACATagaatagggggggggggcagcagcagagagagagagagagaggcggagcagaggggggtgtgggtgggtgggacaGTCAGTGGTGGCGGTCGTGGTGAatcccagaccagagaccagctcCGCTCCGGTCTAGCCGACGTCCGGGTCGTCTGCAGTCTCTGAGGGCGAGCGGgggggctcctcccccccccggggctCTGAGCCGCCGCCGGCCGCCCCGTCGGGCCCCGGGGCCGCCGCGAGCTGCAGGGAGCCGGGCAGCTTGACGGGGCAGAACGCCGAGCCCGTCGGGATGAAGTTGACCTTGTTCTTGTCGGGGCAGGAGAAGAGGGGCAGCGGGGCCGAGGGGGGCGgcctggagctgctggaggaacACAGGCAGGGAggtcaggtggggggggggatgaagggggggggggtgcttcaGGTGGTCTGTACCTCATCTCCTCAAAAGCTTTGATCTTCTCGCAGCCCTCAGGCGGCTCCCTCTTGAACATGTAACTGTTGTTGGGTTTGGGCGAGGAGGCAAACTTAGGCAGCGGAGAGCTGCTGCCACCGTCTGGGGACAGAGAGGGAACACCGTCAGGGACAACACCGTCAGGGACAACACCGTCAGGAACTACCACGGCGTGGGAACACCGTCAGGAACAACACCGTCAGGGACTACCACAGCGTGGGAACACCGTCAGGAGCCACTACAGCACCTGGCCACCGCTCTACTGGCGTGGACTGTCTCTACAGGAAGTGCTTGAGATGACATCACTCTTCTTCTACACCGTGATAAGCCTGACTCCTCATTAGAGGCCATTCTATATTTAACGTGTCAAAGTCCTAAAGGCCATAAATAAGACGCTCTGAGCTCTCAATACCAAACCAGAGCAACATCTGTATTGTAAACGATCTACAGTCTTTGATCTTTAGACCTGAACGGACAGGCGgcccacctcccctcctctctacctttgTCCCGGTCGTACAGCTGGTCCTCCGTGGAGTACGGGCTGCCGTCATGTGACCCCGGCAGGCATGCGGGGGAGGGGCAGGGCGACAGGCTGGAGCAGGGCGTCTGGGTGTCCATGCTGcgggtgctgctgctgcgctgCTGGGGGGGGAAGGGCGCCCGCCGGCCATCGGGGACCTCCAGGgactacggggggggggggggggcagaatacAGTTCAAAGTGACTCCGGCATGTGGGCATGACTTGAGGAGGAAGCGGCGCCCCACCGtaagctcctccttctccccgtcATCTTTGATGAAGACCTTCTCCAGCTCGTGGTTGATGCCCTCCATGCTGCTCGGCACCCTGGAGATGGACGGCGTTGGCACGGTGATGCTGGACATCTCCGACATGGAGAattgctgcaacacacacacacacacacgttgatgaGGAACACCTCTCTGATGGAAGCGCtggacacacgtgtgtgtgagggtcgAGCTGATGGCCTTCCAGACGCCCTCAGGTGAACCCGTCTGAACAACAGTACCTGAGAGGCCGGCTGTGGAGGCGTGGCCTGTCGTGCTGGTGAGGGCGGTGCAGGCGGTGGTGCTGCTCTGCTGGGGGGACAGGCGGTCCTTGTCTCTGCGGTGGCGTCCTCCTGGTTTACTGCGCTGCCGGAGCTTCACAATCTGCTGGAATCCAACCGGAGGGCAGAAACATTTAAAGTCGTTCTTATTACAACTCTAAATGTTTCGCTCCGTCAGGAACGTCTCAGCGCCTgagggaggagctgctgctgcaggaggaaCAGCACCGGCTCCTGGACTGGTTAGCTAGCCAACGCGCCCACCACGCTTCACCGGTTAATGAGTGTAACGTCTCTCAGCTCACTAGCAAGTTCACTCCACATGTCCGGTAGACCTCCTGGACACGTCTCCACACGTCTCAGGTGTTCAGAGAGGGAGGAACACACACTGCTGGAGCTGACATCACACGGCAGTGTGTGCGGTCTCAGCCCCACTTTGACCACTAACGACATCACACCTGACACACGGCCGTGATGGTGCTGGTTACGCATACCGACACCCCCGACGGGTcagactcctctcctcctctgcggcCCCTGGAGCTCAGCGCCGTGGCCCTCGTTGTTCCCGGACATAAATTGTGGCTCGTCTCGGCAATCGCAGCGGGAGGAAGTGTGCAGTTAGAGGGTGCGATAGCGCTATCTGCCTCCACCTCCCTGCCGGGTGGAGCCGATAGCGGCTCGGTGGGCGCCGCAGAGACACGCACACCAAACAGGAGATTATGCGACAGGAAGTCCGTCTCTACGGTTTCTTCGCCTCTGAGATCGGATCACTCTAAAGAAGTTAACCCCATGTCGTCATCAGCGATGTCACCGAGGACGTGGAGAAGAGAACAAGTCTCTCGCCAGGCGTCACGTGCACGGTGACCCCGATCCGGCATCTGACCTTTGAACTTGTTCAATACGGAAATATTTTAATAGTTTTGGGTAAATTAATTTTGTTAATCAAGTAATTTAAGAAAAATCATCTTTAGATTAATGGATACAAAAGTAACCGCTCGGTGCAGCCGACTCCCACAACTCAttcatccagtgtgtgtgtgtgtgtgtgcgtgtgcgtgtcgtGCCTCTTTCAGCTGGGCGGCAGAGCGCTGCTGGgtgctcctcttctccttcgtcTCCTCACTCCAACATCCAGGAGTCTGAGGAGAACATCGGAGACACAATCGTGTATTTGTACGAGGAATCAGACGAAAAGGAGCGCAACAACAAACTGACATCGAATAGAAcaattaaaataacaataatctAAAGGTACATATggtaaacaacaaacagacagcaggactttaaaacaagtATATATGATCAGATAAAAGTGGCATGTGTATCCTAACGTGGGTCTGAGGTTCTCATTGATGACAATCtggatgttgttgttgccttTAAGATAAAAACTAAACGCACTGAAGTCAGTTATGAAAACCTTTAAGTAGTCCAGCAATGGATtatcaatgacacacacacacacacaggctgctcATCCTCATCAAGATGAATCGATAAATGTTTTCTAATCGGATCGAAGCCTCTGAACTGGAATCATCCCCGAATGTCTgacgctgcgttcacaccaaaagcgttcaGCGCTTTACTCGTGTGAGTTTAGTCGCCCTACAAGTTTAAGGTTTATTCGCGCCTTAgagagggcggggcttatctccgtggaaacagttatcatgtccttcatccaccatgaagaactcaccactagttctgcttcatacttgttgaggacgtcccacaaacatctgaacatgtaacgctctcgtgtttgggttcataacattaatatcatatatttatatatatatgtatacatgacatcacccgtaggctcacacagctcggtgaccttcccctctagtctgaatgtctcttccgctccactagagcagcagttagattcaccaacggaggagcagctcaactctgattggctctcacaactcgCCGTCGGGCAAATTTTACACGTCAAAGCACCACTTTCAAACTTGTGTTGACTAAAGAGGTACTGACACGTGGAAATAATTAATtatgcatgaaaaaaaaaaaagaggcataaAAAATCAAAACGAATGATTTGTCGACTAACAAACTAAGAGGGGGCTGAACTAATGATTGTACGTGTTTCTCATTAACCAGAAATGGCCGCTCATTAAAGAGTCCTCTTCACAAGCCGGAGCTTTCCACAGCGACTTCCTGGTTCAGCTTCTCACAAACTCTGAATTCATCTTCATTTGATGGGTTTTTGTTTTGAAACTCCTCGTCGTCGACTGCGCTGCAGTACCACCCTCCGCCTGAATTGTGCCGATGCTAGTTAGGACATCTCCATCTGGAAAAGCCACCAGATCATTCTCTATGCAGCCGGTAGATACAACATCTCACCTCATCAGGACCGCAAACGGCTTTACAATCACTAACAAGCTGACGTGTGATCAGGAAAGACCtctgccgtctctctctctctgtagggGACAGCCtctagaccaggggtcaggaaccttttggactgggagagccataaaagccaaatatttctaaatatatttcattgagagccatatagtatttttaaggtataataaattaaatatgtctggtgctgcatgatgctatggGGGGTTcaggacagaaatgacatgctgttgtgtagagacgatcaataacagacgtttagtttaataaaagaacaaagacgtctttaagaaaaggacctgacattacttctgctgtaatctggcacaatagagaaaattacagggtggcgggcggagatttttttatgccgtcaccggaagagccagaGGTTCCCAACCGCTGCTCTAGCACATGAAGGGAAGACGGGTCGGTCTCACCTGTGTGGATTTATCTTTCATACACGATGGGTAGTGCGCACGGGGGTCACCAGGCCACTGCCCAGTGAGGTAGGGTCCAGGAATAGTCGCCCGATGGTCCCCGAGCTGAGCACCTGCTGGATCGGGTCCTCTCGACTGCACAGACAAGAAGAGGAGACGTCAGCTCGATGTTCCCGGCGTGGCCGGCCGGTCGACCTCAAAACCAGAGCCTGTGTGAGAGCCATGTCATATGAGACGATGTTTGCATGCACGAGGAATGAGGCTGGGTGGTTGTTGCATGGCAATAAACAGTAAATATTAAGATGTAAACATGTACAACGTAATAGGATACACAACAAATCAAAAGTAGAGTATTTTAGTGTAGAAGTTCAGTTCTTATTTCTTCTTAAAGATTCATTAATTGCAAACTCTGAACCCGAATCATAGCGCTGCAATGAATGCCAGCTGGTGGTGTGAAGGACCTAGTTCACCCCCAAAATGTAGGTGAACAACAGAGTAATTACACAGTTGAACCAGCAGGGGGTCGTACAAGGCTTTACTGCCAGTTGTTAGATGTCCAATAACAATATGCTATAAGATGGGCATCAATGCTTCGGTCGTGAATCTCTGACAATGAGACATTGTGAGAAAGTCGGTGTTTAATGTTGGCAGCACCAGAGCTTCCATTCAGTTACAtcacgatgcgttcaggctctgttcatCCAAAATGTCTCGGACGAAGGGAAGTATTTGTAATCTTTATAAGATAATCATGTTTGTAATATGTTGTCGCCGCTGTGTCAGCATCCATCTTGCTTTGTGTCGGTGCTTTTAGGATATCGGTGTCATGGTTACGGGTTAGACGAGAGTTACACTCatgttatgtgtatatatatatatcgcagTTATTTTAATTACAAGTTTCTAATCGGGCATGATGCAGGAAAACTCAGCCGAAATGTTGTCgactttattttcaatttaaatgcTTGAATCTTGTGCATTTTGAGAGGAAAATGTAACTTCTAATTGATTACAaggcattattatatatatatatatgccaatTGATGTTAGCTCAAATTAGCTATCTTAGCTTAGTCGTCCGCAAAGAAATAACCGCCCATTACTACCTGGCGgaccatttttttaaactataacAGTCAAAAAAACGTCCTATTTATAATAACATTATGGTGTGTTCAAATATAACGTGAAGTTGGTGGTGAGAAAAGATTAATGAATCCAGGAGTTTgaagatgttttcacagcatAAAAGCAGCAGAATTAAAACTCCGAATGACGAGATTAGTTTGAATCAATAAAAATCCTTTATTTCAAATGTTAAGTGTGTTTTAATGGAGAGAAAATCCAAAAGAGACAATCGCAAAGGAAATGGATAACATAAAATGTTAACACGTTTGAGGCGTTATACTTACTTCAGAGTGGTGGAAATTAGTTGTGGGACGGTGGGAAAAATATATAATCAAAAAATAAAGATGAGCAATTAGTGTTGGTGATAAAACAACGTGATCGGGGATCTAAAAGTTCGATCTGCTCCCTTTCTTCTCTTGTGCTGATCCGATGCGTGGGTTTCATGATCGGTTGCACCACTATTGACGTGCATTGTGAGTGGGACCGGACGCTGAGCTCCAGACATGTCAAAGGAACCTGCACATTTCCCCAATGCAGCCGTCTGGGTTTCTGTTGTCAGATTTAGTTTTGAGCAACTTTCAATGACATGTCAACAGCCCTTTGGGGGTTTGGCAATGCAACTGGATTTCCTGTGAAATGTAATTTCAGAGAAACAAGCTGGTGACATCATTCTGTGCAGATTACAGAAAACAACATCTCTGGACTCTGGGAGTTCGTTCCCACATTTTGGTTGATGCTGAAATCCTTCGCGGGATAACGAGGTCATCCAGCCGGACATTTAGTCCTCTGACCATCTCAGACCGCAGAGACACCACCCCACCAGGGGGCGCATGCATTATTCAGAGGGGTCTATTTAAAGGGCCGGTTCACAGCCTCGGCCTCTCATGTCCATGTTCAGAACGTGTCACTGTATGTCAGGCCGTGTGACGATACCGTTCTCTGGTTCTCACGCCTGCACAATGAATGTCTGGGTCTGGATGGCGATATCACGACATTAGCATCACCGAGAAAAAGTCTGGTCATAACGGCGGAAATGTCACGACACAATAAATTGCAGCCTCCATAGAACCAGGCAAATTAAATAACACAGCTTCAAGTTCAATTTGTGTACATGTAGACACAGAAACAGGGCTAATGATCTGCAGATTACTTTCTAGATCAAAAATTTAGTCTATAAAACCTGAAAAACATCGGGGGGAAATGTCCATCAGAGATTCCAAGGGAAAGTAACTCCAACAAAGACCAGAGCAGGAAGCTTCTCCGATTGGCTCCTCGAGCTTAAGAGGTGCTATTTAGTCAAATCACAATCAGCTGCGTTGGCCTTTGGCTGGACTCCACTCTCCACGAGCCTCGTGTCAGTCTTCCTGAGAGCCTTACATCTTCTTCTACATATTTATTCAGAGTAATGACATTTTAGACTAAGCATACCTTTCGTTGCCCATTTTCACTTCTGTTttagtaaaaaaattaaattctgaGAGTGGACTTTAACTTGGGTCTTTTGTCATCGAACACTCAATGTTGAAAGCGGCATGAACTCATTGTTTTGGCCACTCGAGGGCAGCTAATGAATCTGTAAACAACATCGGACGTATAATCGACGAGAAGTTGACATGCAGCAGACAAACAACATTTGTCATCCCATTTAGGAGGAGTTCTTTTAGTCAGTCTGCATTTCCAGTGAAAGCAGGACAGCTCTGGAACGCCCTCCTCTGAATATACTCACTAGCAGAACTTTTTACTCTTAAAAAcacggcctgaagaactggctttttaccagtcagatgtgtgagcatgaactgtgactccctcctcactgattgtgtaaataattattgtttttatgtctgttttttttatttttatgaagagGCAAGAATTTTAtcataacctgtatgtttattgcttttttacgATGTTACAGTGttaacctctctctcctttagtgaaggctgtaacatctggccacagggaccacagCTGGAATTGTGTACGGTccctttacaaataaataaataaactagaacgggcactcggtagagcgcataccttcgccgcagccacttttttggtacttggcatgagagtgtggggaactGTAAATTGATGTAACTTGATACCGGATATTGTGGTAAACATCACCAAAGAATTATGTATGGACATCAGCCTGGATTTATTGATTTAGAAAGAAAACCATGTAGTGGTACTTGATAC
Proteins encoded in this window:
- the glcci1a gene encoding glucocorticoid induced 1a, which codes for MSSRKSSSTNLKALVLTGPPWSSLSETTQRLRLQPPLRAALQLFRGAPRSPSRRASCSASVAAASHARSDDVPGGSGSDSRLVPQAETFSTGQQELTSPLSFPKSRGPDPAGAQLGDHRATIPGPYLTGQWPGDPRAHYPSCMKDKSTQTPGCWSEETKEKRSTQQRSAAQLKEQIVKLRQRSKPGGRHRRDKDRLSPQQSSTTACTALTSTTGHASTAGLSQQFSMSEMSSITVPTPSISRVPSSMEGINHELEKVFIKDDGEKEELTSLEVPDGRRAPFPPQQRSSSTRSMDTQTPCSSLSPCPSPACLPGSHDGSPYSTEDQLYDRDKDGGSSSPLPKFASSPKPNNSYMFKREPPEGCEKIKAFEEMSSSRPPPSAPLPLFSCPDKNKVNFIPTGSAFCPVKLPGSLQLAAAPGPDGAAGGGSEPRGGEEPPRSPSETADDPDVG